Proteins co-encoded in one Gehongia tenuis genomic window:
- the thiM gene encoding hydroxyethylthiazole kinase, which translates to MDKDRIMLQNAGRILQAIPGLKPIVHCITNYVTVNGCANIVLACGASPIMAQNVAEVEEVASFAKALVLNIGTVDNVEAMVLAGKKAKSLGTPVIFDPVGAGATSLRNRTAERILKEVKPDIIRGNMSEVRTLGGLAASTKGVDAAAEDSAGIGTSAKMLRDIAKDLNAVVVATGVKDLVSDGRRVYHIENGHSMMAYVTGTGCMLSTMTAAYAAAAGKEGYLAAAIGATAAMGIAGEMAYEAVMTLGAGVGTFQQKLFDAIFAMDASTLLERGKVYEDTV; encoded by the coding sequence ATGGATAAGGATAGGATCATGCTGCAGAACGCTGGCCGGATACTTCAGGCCATCCCTGGTCTCAAGCCCATCGTGCATTGCATCACCAATTATGTGACGGTCAACGGCTGTGCGAACATCGTACTCGCTTGCGGAGCTTCCCCCATCATGGCGCAAAACGTTGCGGAGGTGGAGGAGGTGGCGTCCTTTGCCAAGGCGCTGGTGCTCAATATCGGCACGGTGGACAACGTGGAAGCCATGGTGCTTGCGGGCAAAAAAGCGAAGTCCCTGGGCACGCCGGTAATCTTCGACCCGGTGGGCGCGGGAGCTACCTCCTTGCGCAACCGCACAGCGGAGAGGATTTTAAAGGAAGTAAAACCGGATATTATTCGGGGCAATATGTCGGAAGTCCGTACCTTGGGCGGACTTGCCGCTTCCACCAAGGGGGTGGATGCGGCCGCCGAGGACAGCGCGGGGATTGGAACCTCGGCCAAAATGCTGCGGGATATCGCCAAGGATTTGAACGCTGTGGTGGTTGCCACCGGCGTGAAGGATCTTGTCTCCGACGGCCGGAGGGTGTATCATATTGAAAACGGGCATTCCATGATGGCCTATGTCACCGGCACCGGCTGCATGCTGAGCACCATGACGGCGGCTTATGCCGCCGCTGCCGGCAAGGAGGGCTATCTTGCCGCCGCCATTGGAGCGACCGCAGCCATGGGTATCGCGGGGGAGATGGCCTATGAAGCCGTCATGACTCTGGGCGCGGGCGTGGGCACCTTCCAGCAAAAACTATTCGACGCCATCTTTGCCATGGATGCCTCAACGCTTCTGGAAAGAGGGAAAGTCTATGAGGATACCGTATAA